A window of Fragaria vesca subsp. vesca linkage group LG7, FraVesHawaii_1.0, whole genome shotgun sequence contains these coding sequences:
- the LOC101307738 gene encoding phosphate metabolism protein 7-like, whose translation MDPGSLIASAGINIGLAIVILSLFSILKKQPSYAPVYYPRRLSQSQSSQRNRNNVPSFNGSLTPRRFLPSLSWISRAYRVSEDEILETGGLDALIIIRLFKFGIKFFFVCSLIGLAVLLPVNYSGQGQLAMSRQRSYQALSHHSLDLFSISNIEPGSNRLWVHFSCLWFISLYGVYLLYKEYHEILSKRIQQLRNIRHQPDQFTVLVREIPFCNEHRSRGCCVDKFFSKHHPYAYHSYQILYDGKEFQALLGQAKSIERKIEDLSKRSTGKKHNEMPLLSNPSHHDAAKLASHEEKLEELHHKIHQLQSENKLKEKELPVAFVTFKTRLGAALVSHSQQHADPLLWITDMAPEPRDVSWRNLVIPYRLLPLCRLGVIVAATLLTIFFAIPVTAVQGIAKFEKLKKWFPPAKALQLIPGLSSIITGYLPSAVLKGFIYIVPFAMLGMAKLAGCISKSKEEIKASNMVFYFLVGNVFFWSLLSGSLLDEIGESFTHPKDIPSHLATAVSAQADFFVTYILTDGLSGFSLEILQPGLLCWDAIKSCTYARGKEKTPFLYSLPYYRIIPTVSLSVLIGMVYAVVTPLLLPFLIGYFCLGYVVYINQIEDVYETVYDTCGQYWPYIHHYILIAIVLMQITMIGLFGLKSKPAASISTVPLLFLTLMFNEYCKIRFLPTFHLLSIQNAKEFDELDVKCNQMEFNYESASIAYCPPCLRPLNVMKSEPSYSPSIVSTSSI comes from the exons ATGGACCCTGGAAGCCTGATAGCTTCTGCGGGCATAAACATAGGCCTGGCCATCGTGATCCTCTCACTCTTCTCCATCCTCAAGAAGCAACCCTCGTACGCCCCCGTCTACTACCCTCGCCGCCTCTCTCAGTCGCAGTCGTCGCAGCGCAACCGCAATAACGTTCCCAGTTTCAATGGATCCCTCACTCCCCGCCGCTTCCTCCCTTCCCTCTCCTGGATTAGCCGCGCTTACCGCGTCTCCGAGGATGAGATCCTTGAGACCGGTGGCCTCGACGCCCTCATCATCATCAGGCTCTTCAAGTTTGG TATCAAATTCTTTTTTGTATGCTCTCTTATTGGATTGGCAGTACTTCTACCGGTAAACTACAGTGGCCAGGGTCAGCTTGCTATGAGCCGCCAACGGAGTTATCAAGCTCTGAGCCACCATTCCTTGGATCTCTTCAGTATATCTAACATTGAACCAGGTTCTAATAG GCTTTGGGTTCATTTTTCATGCTTATGGTTTATATCTCTGTATGGAGTATATCTACTGTACAAG GAATATCATGAAATTTTGTCTAAAAGGATTCAACAGCTTCGTAATATTAGGCATCAGCCTGATCAGTTTACTGTTCTAGTCCGGGAAATTCCCTTCTGCAACGAACACAGATCTCGCGGATGTTGTGTTGATAAATTTTTCTCGAAGCATCATCCATATGCTTATCATTCCTATCAGATTTTGTATGATGGAAAAGAATTTCAGGCTTTGCTG GGCCAGGCAAAATCCATAGAAAGAAAAATAGAGGACTTGAGCAAGCGGTCCACAGGAAAGAAACATAATGAGATGCCTTTGCTCTCTAATCCTTCTCACCATGATGCTGCCAAATTAGCTTCACATGAGGAAAAGCTTGAAGAACTTCATCACAAGATTCACCAGTTACAGTCTGAAAATAAGCTTAAAGAAAAG GAGTTACCTGTTGCTTTTGTTACATTCAAGACTCGGTTGGGTGCAGCACTAGTTTCCCATTCTCAGCAGCATGCAGACCCACTTCTTTGGATAACTGACATGGCTCCAGAACCAAGGGATGTATCTTGGAGAAATCTGGTGATACCATACAGACTTTTGCCACTTTGCAGGCTAGGTGTCATTGTTGCAGCGACTCTTCTTACAATTTTTTTCGCTATCCCAGTCACTGCTGTTCAGGGAATAGCCAAATTTGAGAAACTAAAAAAATGGTTTCCACCAGCCAAGGCTTTACAGTTGAT ACCAGGGTTAAGCTCTATCATAACAGGATATCTTCCAAGTGCTGTTCTGAAGGGGTTCATATACATAGTTCCTTTTGCAATGCTGGGAATGGCTAAACTAGCTGGCTGTATATCCAAAAGCAAGGAGGAAATAAAAGCTTCCAACATGGTTTTTTATTTTCTGGTCGGAAATGTGTTCTTTTGGAGCTTGTTATCTGGGTCTTTACTAGATGAAATTGGGGAATCTTTTACTCATCCAAAAGATATTCCTAGTCACCTTGCTACTGCTGTTTCTGCTCAA GCAGACTTCTTTGTGACATATATTTTGACAGATGGACTGTCAGGGTTTTCTTTGGAGATCCTTCAACCAGGTTTACTTTGTTGGGATGCTATAAAGTCTTGTACATATGCCAGAGGGAAAGAGAAAACTCCTTTTCTCTATTCATTACCTTACTACCGAATCATTCCTACTGTCTCACTGTCTGTGCTCATAGGCATGGTATATGCAGTTGTCACACCACTTCTGCTCCCATTTCTAATTGGCTACTTCTGTCTGGGCTATGTTGTCTATATAAACCAG ATTGAAGATGTGTATGAAACAGTTTATGACACATGCGGACAGTATTGGCCTTACATCCACCATTATATTCTCATTGCAATCGTTCTTATGCAAATTACTATGATTGGTCTTTTCGGTCTGAAATCAAAGCCAGCTGCATCCATTTCCACTGTTCCACTTCTCTTTCTTACATTGATGTTTAATGAGTATTGCAAGATTCGTTTTCTTCCTACATTCCACCTTTTATCTATCCAG AATGCCAAGGAATTTGATGAACTTGATGTCAAGTGCAATCAGATGGAGTTTAACTATGAGAGTGCAAGCATTGCTTATTGCCCACCTTGTTTGCGTCCCTTGAACGTGATGAAATCAGAGCCGAGCTATTCACCTTCTATTGTTTCTACATCATCGATTTAA
- the LOC101315276 gene encoding uncharacterized protein LOC101315276 yields MQIRPAFHGALFGLWICLFTSTLCYGDDKTIEAAGQPGKVDFSELKTTDAAELNEEGKFAVLHKVPILKKPFPKKPYFKKPPLHKIPTFKKPIPVFKIPPFKKHPSPIPQEEKPFLKKPFFHPIPKFKKPYFHPIPVYKKPVSPPIPIYKKPPVPVYKIFPPIPVYKKPYFHPIPVYKKPVFPPIPIYKKPPVPVYKIFPPIPVYKKPFFHPVPVYKKPYYPIPKYKKPCPPHVAP; encoded by the exons ATGCAGATCCGTCCTGCTTTCCATGGGGCTCTATTCGGTCTCTGGATATGCCTGTTTACTTCAACCTTATGCTACGGTGATGATAAGACCATCGAGGCAGCCGGACAGCCAGGCAAAGTCGACTTCTCCG AGTTGAAAACAACTGATGCTGCGGAGCTAAATGAAGAGGGAAAGTTTGCAGTACTGCATAAGGTTCCCATTCTGAAGAAGCCATTTCCAAAAAAGCCCTACTTCAAGAAACCACCTCTACATAAGATTCCCACTTTCAAGAAGCCAATTCCTGTTTTCAAGATCCCACCGTTTAAGAAGCATCCTTCCCCGATTCCACAAGAAGAAAAGCCATTTTTGAAGAAGCCATTTTTCCATCCCATTCCAAAATTCAAAAAGCCATATTTCCATCCTATTCCTGTTTACAAGAAGCCAGTTTCCCCTCCGATTCCGATTTACAAGAAGCCCCCAGTTCCGGTATACAAGATTTTTCCCCCAATCCCTGTCTACAAGAAGCCATATTTCCATCCTATTCCGGTTTACAAGAAGCCAGTTTTCCCTCCGATTCCGATTTACAAGAAGCCCCCAGTTCCGGTATACAAGATTTTCCCCCCAATCCCTGTTTACAAGAAGCCATTCTTCCACCCAGTTCCAGTTTACAAAAAGCCCTACTATCCAATTCCGAAATATAAGAAGCCATGTCCTCCACATGTAGCTCCCTAA
- the LOC101290805 gene encoding ATP phosphoribosyltransferase-like: MLAANPPKCPFFLTQASPSPSPSFRILCSASPSASAAEERREIRLGLPSKGRMAADTLDLLKDCQLSVKHVNPRQYVAKIPELSNLEVWFQRPKDIVRKLLSGDLDLGIAGLDTVSEYAQGSEDLIIIHDALGYGECHLSLAIPKYGIFENINSLNELSQMPQWTKEKPLRVATGFTYLGPKFVKENGLEHVSFSTADGALEAAPAMGIADAILDLVSSGITLKENNLKEIEGGVVLRSQAVLVASKRSLLKMKSALDTTHEILERLEAHLKAEGQYQVVANMRGNSAQEVAERVLSQPSLAGLQGPTVSTVYCKRDGKITADYYAIVICVPKKALYKSVQQLRAIGGSGVLYSPLTYIFDEETPRWRELLSKLGL; the protein is encoded by the exons ATGTTGGCGGCGAACCCTCCCAAATGCCCCTTCTTCCTCACTCAGGCCTCGCCGTCACCGTCGCCGTCGTTCAGAATCCTCTGCTCTGCTTCGCCGTCGGCGTCGGCGGCGGAGGAGAGGAGAGAGATTCGGCTGGGACTGCCGAGCAAAGGCCGCATGGCCGCCGACACTCTGGATCTCCTCAAGGACTGCCAGCTGTCCGTCAAGCACGTCAATCCTCGCCAGTACGTCGCCAAAATCCCTGAG CTTTCGAATTTGGAAGTGTGGTTTCAAAGGCCCAAGGACATTGTCAGGAAGTTGCTTTCTGGCGATTTGGACCTCGGCATTGCCGGTCTCGACACCGTCAGTGAATATGCACAG GGGAGTGAAGATCTTATAATTATTCATGATGCTCTTGGGTATGGGGAGTGCCACTTATCCCTTGCA ATACCAAAATATGGGATTTTTGAGAACATTAATTCACTTAATGAGCTGTCACAAATGCCTCAATGGACTAAAGAGAAACCTCTACGAGTTGCTACTGGCTTCACCTAT TTGGGTCCTAAATTTGTAAAAGAAAATGGACTGGAGCATGTGAGTTTTTCAACAGCTGATGGAGCACTTGAGGCAGCTCCAGCG ATGGGGATAGCTGATGCAATTTTGGACCTTGTGAGTAGTGGGATAACACTGAAAGAAAACAATTTGAAAGAGATCGAGGGAGGAGTTGTGTTGCGAAGTCAA GCAGTTCTTGTTGCAAGCAAGAGATCCTTGCTCAAAATGAAAAGTGCACTTGATACGACACATGAGATTCTAGAAAGATTGGAGGCACATCTAAAGGCAGAGGGTCAGTACCAG GTGGTTGCAAATATGAGGGGAAATAGTGCACAAGAAGTGGCTGAGCGAGTCCTTAGCCAGCCATCATTAGCTGGTTTGCAG GGACCCACTGTTAGTACAGTGTATTGCAAACGTGATGGGAAAATAACTGCAGATTACTATGCCATTGTCATATGTGTACCCAAAAAGGCCCTCTACAAGTCTGTACAACAATTGAGAGCG ATCGGAGGTAGTGGGGTTCTATATTCTCCTTTGACTTACATTTTTGATGAAGAAACTCCGAGATGGCGTGAACTCCTCTCAAAACTTGGCCTCTGA